The sequence below is a genomic window from Fuerstiella sp..
TCATATCATCCACCATCACCCCCACCATGGACGATGGGCGCCATTCATCAACTGCCGCTGGCCCGGACGTCGCAACAGGCTCCAGACGGTCGAATTTTATTTCTTCCGTCAGTCTGCTGACATCGCGGGGGGGGCAATGAAGCGGTTTCATTGAGCAGAGCCGGGCGGCACTTGCCCCCACAACGGATTCTCGTGCGAATTAGGCTGGTATCCGGTCTGCAGATTCAGCAGAATTACGGATGAACTTTGTGGGGACGGATACCATCAAATACCTCAAGGTGAGGTACATTAGATCATGATGACCGAGTTTTTCGCAGAATTTCGACTTCTCATCGCAGATGACAACTCCTCCTTCCGCAAAATCATGCGCGAAGTACTGGAGCGACGTTTCCGCTTTGAGATCTGTGAAGTCAGCTGTGGTGAAGAAGCAGTGGACTGCGTGCAGGAGTACCAGATCGACATCGTACTGCTTGACATGCACATGCAGCACATGACGGGACTCGACACAATTCGCGTTCTTAAAGATATGAATGAACTGCGACCCTGTATTCTGATCACGTCTGACGACAGCGACGAATTGCGGCGTGATGCCTCAGAAGTGAATGCTCACACGGTGCTGCAGAAGCCGGTGCGACGTCAGGAACTGGTCACCACAGTGTCCCAGGCGCTGCACGACGCGTATGATGCTCCACTCGCAGACGATTTT
It includes:
- a CDS encoding response regulator yields the protein MMTEFFAEFRLLIADDNSSFRKIMREVLERRFRFEICEVSCGEEAVDCVQEYQIDIVLLDMHMQHMTGLDTIRVLKDMNELRPCILITSDDSDELRRDASEVNAHTVLQKPVRRQELVTTVSQALHDAYDAPLADDFLA